In one Aromatoleum aromaticum EbN1 genomic region, the following are encoded:
- a CDS encoding c-type cytochrome produces MMKKLLGACTAIAMAVTSGPIEASGQTEAERGLAVFQEWCVSCHGIGPGHPGTQALDHRYQGVLPGALEQRTDLSPEIVKSFVRNGISVMPFFRKTEISDAELDTLGAYLSRNNPR; encoded by the coding sequence ATGATGAAAAAACTGCTTGGTGCATGCACTGCCATCGCAATGGCAGTGACATCCGGCCCTATAGAGGCCAGCGGGCAGACGGAGGCCGAGCGCGGTTTGGCCGTATTCCAGGAATGGTGTGTCTCGTGTCACGGAATCGGTCCGGGCCATCCGGGAACCCAGGCACTCGATCATCGCTATCAGGGCGTCCTTCCGGGCGCACTGGAGCAGCGCACCGATCTGTCGCCCGAGATCGTCAAGTCATTCGTCCGGAACGGGATCTCGGTCATGCCGTTTTTCCGCAAGACCGAGATCAGTGACGCTGAGCTCGATACGCTGGGAGCCTACCTGTCGCGCAATAAC